ACGTCGTAGGCCGTGACTGCGCCGCCGGCGACGCTCTCGTTGAGGAACGTCGTGTTGTCGTTGCCGACCACCTGGCCGGTGCCGACCGTGCCGCCGCCGCCACGCGTCGCCTGCGCAGTGGTGGTGAAGCCGAGAGCCGTGAATGCAGCGTTGTTCGAGCTCGTCACCGACAGATCGGAGTTGACGCCGGAATGCAGGGTGATCTTGCCGCCGCTGATTGTGGAGGGAGTCGGGGGGACGGTGGCAGCGGCACCGGTGATCGAGTCGATCTTGCCGAGCAACGTTCCGATGCTATCGGTGACGTTGAGCTGGTTGGCGCCCGCGCCCGAAGCCACGAACGTGATCACCGTGCTGTTGATCGTGATGGTGTCGCCGACGTTGAAATTGGAAGCGATCGAGTCGGTGCCGGAGGCGCCCGAAAGCAAGGTCGCGGCGGTATTCGCCGCCTGCGGCGTCTGCTTGTTGTTCTGCGCGGCGCCGGTGACGGAGGAATCGGTATACGGCGCGGCCGGCGTGCCCAGCACCAACGGATTATGGCCAGCGCTGAACGCGCCCGGCCGCAGCAGCTCGGAGCCCGGCACCGACGTGTCGTGCGCGGTGGTCAGAGGGTAGGACGCGAGGTTGGCGCGATAATCGATCTTGGTGGTCTGCTGCGCAGGCAGGAAGTCGTTCTTGAACCGCAGCACCTGCGGCGAGGAGCCGGAGGGGTTGCCGGTGGTCGGGTCGATCCGCACGCCCTCGAGATAATAGCCGGCGCCGTTGACGAGGTAACCGTCCTTGTTGAGCTGGAAATCGCCGCGGCGGGTATAGCGGTCGACGCCGTCGAACACCGGCGAGCCGTCGGTGAAGCCGCCGGGCTTTTGCACCGCGAAGAAGCCGTTGCCGTTGATCGCCATGAAGGTCGCGACCGAGGCCGACTGCACGTCGCCCTGCACCGAGTTGGTCGAGCGCGACTGCGCGGTGACGCCGCCGGCGAGCTGCGCGGTCAGCGCGGTCTGCGGGACGAGGTCGAGGAAGGAGGTATCGATGCGCTTGAAGGCCGTGGTCTGCGAGTTGGCGATGTTGCCGGAGATATTCTCAAGCGCGTACGACCCTGCGCGCAAGCCACCGACCGCCGTCGTAAGTGCGCCGAAGATACCCATGACATGTTCTCCAATTCGATTCCCGGCGGCTGGCAATCAGCAGATGGCCGCATCGGCGGAGCATGTCGCAAAGGTCGTGCCAGGAAACGAAACGTAACAAAATCATGCGCTTGAAAAAAATGCCCCGGCCGTTTAACCGGGGCACAATTGCCGGGCAGGCAACAATTGCCGGGAGGGAGCGCAGTTTTGACCGCGACGCGAACCGGTCCCTGCTTCGCTCGAAAACGCTGTCAGGTCGCCGACGGCGCCGCCGGGTGGAACATCAGCGCAAAGCCGTCCATGCAGTAGCGCAGCCCGGTCGGCTTCGGGCCGTCGTCGAACACATGGCCGAGATGGCCGCCGCAGCGGCGGCAATGCACCTCGGTGCGCAGCATGCCGAAGGTGCGGTCCGACGTAGTGCCGATAGCGTTGTCCAGCGGCTTGT
The window above is part of the Bradyrhizobium sp. PSBB068 genome. Proteins encoded here:
- a CDS encoding flagellar hook-basal body complex protein, producing the protein MGIFGALTTAVGGLRAGSYALENISGNIANSQTTAFKRIDTSFLDLVPQTALTAQLAGGVTAQSRSTNSVQGDVQSASVATFMAINGNGFFAVQKPGGFTDGSPVFDGVDRYTRRGDFQLNKDGYLVNGAGYYLEGVRIDPTTGNPSGSSPQVLRFKNDFLPAQQTTKIDYRANLASYPLTTAHDTSVPGSELLRPGAFSAGHNPLVLGTPAAPYTDSSVTGAAQNNKQTPQAANTAATLLSGASGTDSIASNFNVGDTITINSTVITFVASGAGANQLNVTDSIGTLLGKIDSITGAAATVPPTPSTISGGKITLHSGVNSDLSVTSSNNAAFTALGFTTTAQATRGGGGTVGTGQVVGNDNTTFLNESVAGGAVTAYDVSGAPVNLQLRWAKSDSASLGAGHTDTWNMFYQVNPNATGTQVAWQNANVNFTFAANGQMSPAISSVTLNNAVVNGVSLGSPVINFGSGGVTQFADANGNVQVNQIQQDGFPAGQLQSVSVSTNGRIVGNYTNGRNIDLAEISVATFNGTNFLKRIDGGAFEATDESGAALFGKAGTIVGSSLESSNTDIADEFTKLIVTQQAYSANTKVITTTNSMVQDLLNVVR